The DNA segment TCTCTGCATGATATTAAAGGGGTATCCCATGAAATTGCTGGTAAATTACTGCTACACCCAGATGGTAAAGTGCAAATGATGCTGCGCAGCGCTGTGATAAGTTTTAAATCAGGGGATAGCAATCGTGACGTGCATATGCTTGAAGTAATTGAAGGCGCTACTTACCCTTATGTGGTATTTAAAGCGGTCGCCCAACTAAAACCTGAACAAATACAAATAAATAAACCTTTTACGATGGCGCTTAAAGGTGAATTAGATTTTCATGGTCAAAAACACCTTGAAACCATACCAATTAAAATACAAAAACTTGCAATAACTGAAGATACAAAAAAAAATGTACTGACAATACGCGCCAAAGGTGCCTGGTCTATAAGTCTTGAAAAATACAAAATCGAGCGACCATCTCTAATGTTTGTTAAACTTGATGATCGATGCAATATTGACTTTGACTTGCAGCTTGAGGAACAATCACCATGAAAAACCCCTTGTCTTCTATGGCGTTTATTATAATTTCAATGCTGCTGAGTATTTCATCATGTAAAAATGAGAACAATCCACTGATGAACCCAGGAGATAACTGTATAAGCTGCCATGATGGCAGTGAAGCCTCAAAATTTACCGCCGCGGGTACAGTATATGCTGACCCTGAAGCTGCCGCTGATTCTGGATTAGCCGGGGTTGAAATACATATTACCGATTCAGAAGGGCATAGCGTAACTTTAAAATCTAACGATGCGGGTAATTTTTATACTGCCGAAAAACTAACGCCCCCGCTAAATAAAGAAGTACGTAAAAACGGCATTACGATTAGCAGTTCTACCCAAGCCGATACTGGTGCTTGTGCGACTTGCCATACTATACCACCAGCACAACAAACATCTGGGAGAATATATTGGCGAGAGGAGTAATTTTCGTGTTTTAATTACCAGATACGAATCACCCCAAAATCATCAAAAACTGCATCGATACTGGCGATTGGTAAATTTTCAGCTTGGGCTTGCGCTGCTAGCATGCGGTCAAATGGATCACGATGCAATCCTGGTAATGCCCCAGCACGCTGAGCATGTTCAATCGATATCGGTAAACTTTCAAAACCTTGTGCCGCCATACAACTAAAAATATCACTAGCAACTGCTGCTGCACCTGGTAATTTGCCAATACGAAATTTTGTACTGATCTCCCATGCTGTTGCCGCACTTATAAATACTTGCGTGATTTCATCAGCTATAAGCTCTTGTACGACTTTTGTAAGTCTGTCGTTACCCTCAAGCCACCAAATAAATGCATGCGTATCAAGCAATAGACGGTTTACTGTTGCCATGCATCAAGCTCTTCATTAGGCAATGGTTCAAAAAATGCATCAGTAATCTTAATCAAGCCGCGCATAGAGCCAAATTGGCGACCTGTAGCACCAGTTACTGGTACAAGGCGCACCATAGCCTTTTTGCCTTTGGCTATAATCACCGGCTCTCCAGCACAAGCTCGTTCAATAAGCTTAGACAATTGTGCTTTTGCTTGATGAATTGGTACATTCATAACTTAGACAATATGACTTAGTCATAATTTTGTCAAGGTAATCAAGTGACTTACATTTTTAACAATGAGCTAATTTTAGCTTTTAATGGTGTAAACGTTGGTAGAAATTTACAATTAGCTATGTCGGTAACGTCGTAACTTCCATGGTATTAACAGTATAAACGCAAATAGCCACATGTTGTTAAGTGCTATATCAAAACTATTACAACCTCCACCTTTACTATCACCATTAGTACTACCACTATCACCGTCAGTATCAATTGGTGGTTGGGTCGTTACCGTAGTGCTGCTACTGCTATCTTCATTATAAAAAGACACTTTGCCTGTATAACTAGCTAATCGTTGATAGCCTCTTTGCTCCCAAGCTAATAAATTTAATAGATGCGCTGCTAACATACCATGAGCTGTAGTTAAATTGCTATCTGGCCCATATGGCCCCCAATAAACACGATTAATTAATTCATTAATAACATTAGGATCAGCAGCAGCACCGTTTACATATGATAAAACTGCAGCACACATCATTTCAACATAGGCCTCACCATCATTAAGCCCTGCATTAACTTCAGATGCATAAAAACCACCATTAGTTATCAAATAAAGAGCGGCCTGTGCTATTTTTCGCGCGGCGGCGCTTTCTTTGCTATCACTTGCTTTAGCTGTAAAAAAGCTTTGGGTATCAGCATCAGTTGCACTACCGTCATCATCAATATAAGCGAGTGCAAAAGCAGCATAGGTTTTAAAAGCCAAATGCGCATCATACCATCCACATTGAAGACGTTTGCGCAAAGCCAAAATTTGGTTCTCGGTAAGTATGTCTTTGCGATAAGCTAACTCACCGGCTGCCCATAAATGCTGCCAGTCATAATTATCAGCACTTGTATTACTTACACCGTCGAAATCACACTCGCTATCATCTGCGCCATAATCAGTGCCATTTTTACCGCAGCAGCTAATACCACTGGTAGAACAACTTGCACCTCCTTCGCTACTCCATGAACCACGACCGGCACAATATTCATCAAATAGTTGATCAATTGCCACTGGCCATTGAGTATCATTACCAAAATCAACTTTACTTGATGAATTTACGTGCCGCGCCTGGCTATTAGTCCTATCTGTATTAAAATTTAGAGTTGTTGGTGCTAAAGTATTGTTGGTTTTCTGAATCACTACACCAGTGCCTGGTGGATTGTTGGTATTTGGTTCATCATCATAATGATCATATGAATAAGAGTGCCCCTGATCATTAGTCCCGCTACCATTAATATCGTCACCATCGCGTGGGTGATCAAAGAAAATATAAAATTTAATTTCTTCAACCGCGAGGTTAGCAACACTAGTACCCGCTTTGGGCGTAAGCGTCAGCTCATGACGTAAATTTTCACCCGGTAACAGATAATGATATCCTTGTGCATCGGCATTTAATACCGGGGTAGCGCGCGCAATAGAAATATCAGCAACTTCTGAATAAGCTTCAAGACTAAATTTAATTAAAGGATACCCCATATTATTTTGCACGTAGAGTACCAGCTTGTTGGCGCCATTACTTAAATCTACTGAATCACTTTCAGGTCTCACTACTACGTTATAACGCGAGGCCCATAAACAATCGCACCAATGTGCATAAGCTATGCTAATCGAAGTAAACATAGCTAATAAGATAGCAACAGCTAAACATAAGTTACGCCATTGGTGCATAAATTCCTCCTTTTAGATTTCTGCTGCTAAATACAAATTTAGGTACGTTGCCAACGCCGACGATAAATTAAAATTAGACCTATTATTATAAGTGACAGCAAGATATTTTTTGCCTCGTTATTATTATTACTGTTACATCCACTAGCTTTAATTGTAGTGTCACTGCTTTGATTGTTTTGATTTCCAGCAACTTCAACAGCAAAGCTCCGCTGCGCTGCCTGCATTGCCGGTATACCATCGTCTGTTACATTTAAAGTAATAGTATAGCTACCACCCGCATTAAATAGATGCTCTTGCGTCTCAGTATTATAGATCGCCGATGAATCATTAGTTGTAGAACTAATAGCCCATCGCCATTTCAAGGTATTGCCATCAGGGTCCGTACACCCTGAAGCATCTAAATTAACTGTTAAAGGTGCCTTACCTGATAGTGGCGTAACTGTTGCCGCTGCACAATTTGGTGCATGATTAGTTTGATCACTAACCGTAATCGTCCATTCACGACTATTCGATGCCACAGGTTCGCCTGTATCAGTTGCGGTTAAACTGACGGTATAAACACCAATTGTACTATAACTATGAGTTACATTGGTTGCAGAGCTAGTTTGGCCATCACCAAAGTCCCATACAATATTAAAATCATGATCTTCAGGATCATAAACACCAGAGGCATTAAACGTTACATCAACATTTGGCCGCACCACTATTGGGGCAACTGAAGCACTATCTAATACTGGCGCTTGATTGTCTACAACTGTGACAATAGCAAAATCATTACCGGTTAATCCGCCACTATCTCTGACTACTAATGAAATAGTATGGTTACCTACACTGTTGCATTGATAATTAAGATTTTGCGAAGTAGCAGTTTGTATGGGGTTACCAAATGACCATTCATACGATAGCGTGTCTCCTATATCTACATCACTGCCACTGCCAATAAGTTGTACCGTACCATAAAGACCGCAAGTTGCAGTAGCTGGCTCAATATTTGCTATAGGCGCATGATTACCCGACTGATCAGTAATGGCAATATTAACTTGCTCAGCTATATCAGAAAGATCTGTATCATCAGTTACAGTTAAACCAATAGTATAATTACTGGCTGTATCAAAATGAAAGACTACTGGGTTACTTAAGCCTCCTGTTTGGGTATTAGCACCTTGTTGAAAAATACATGAAGCGATATTGCCATCAGCATCAGTACTGTCATCACAATCGCAGGTAACATCTACTCCACCACTTGTAGGTAAATCTACACTTGTAGGCGTGCACGAAAGCACTGCAACTGGCGCATGTTGGGGTATGGGTGCAGTACAACTAATGGTTGCCGGTGAACTTAAATTACTCGAGGTATCTACCGCAACTATACTAAAATTATACTCAGTACCTGGTGTTAAAGATGCAGGTTCAACGTATGAATTAGCAATATTGCTTATGCTACCATTTGATGGTTGGTAGGTTACATTATATTTGCATGCACCTGGCTCAGGATTAAGATCTTCATCAAGCGTAACCGCGTCCCATTGCACTCTTAAATAAGGATTAGTTGGAGTACCCATATTTTGACATTCAAGTCCGTCTGGGGCTAGCGGATTAATCGTATCTGGCACCGTATCATAAAAAGTAACATCACCTTCATCTGTAGCTTGCTCTTGCCAGCCACGACGCTGCCAAGCTAAAACATCTAAAACATGAGCGGTAAATAAACCACGTGCTGTCTCTGGTCCATCATTGCCAGATGACTCCATAGAATATGAACCCCAATAAATATTGGGTATAATTACATCTTCAACATATTGATTTTCTTGGTGCACAAAAGCTAAAGCGGCAGCACAAACTACTCTTACATAGGCGTTATTTGATGTAGTGCGGGCAATAGTTTCTAAACTCTGTCGAGTTATACTAATATCAGGACTAGTTTGTGAATAATCACCAAAATTCATCATATATATTGCTGCTCGGGCCATATTCGCAACGTTTGCATCTGTTTGATTTTGAATTTCATTAATAAACATGGTTTTTGAGTCAGTATCCATCGCTGATCCGTCCGGATCAAGATAACCTAATAAAAACGCTGACATACCTCGATATGAATAGCTAAGATCATACCAGCCACAGCGCAGTCGCTCGCGCAAAGCAATAATTTGATTTGCATTAAGTGCGGCTTTACGTGATGCTAAAGCTGCTACTGCATATAAACGTGATGCTTCATACTTACTGGGGACAGCATCATTAAAAATTGTAGTAGTACATCGCGAATCACCCGTGCCATAACTAACGCCATTAGCAAAACAACAATTTGTATTTGTTGTATTACAAATAAGACCTCCATAAGTTCCTTGGCTTTTACGACCAGAGCAATATTGTGCAAATAATTGATTAATCCCATATGCTTGTTGGCTGCTATCACCAAAATCAAGTTTAGCTAAAGATCTTAAATGCCAAGATTGCTCGTTACCATCGTTATAATTTTTAAATACCGGAGTACTAGGTACAATGCCACTGGTTTTGCGAATAATAACACCTAAACTTGGGTTAGTATTATAACCAGAACCGTTACCATCACCATATCCGCCATACTGTCGAGTTGCATCAGCATATGGGTGATTAAAGTGAACATAAAATTTTATATCTTCTATAGCTAATTCAGGAGTAGTATTACCTGAACGACGATTAATATTTAAAGTATGATGCTGCTTTTCACCGGGCAGCAAATAATGATGCTCATAACTAGGGTTCATACTATTAGGTTGTGTCTGATGTTCAAGTTTTGGTGCAACTCGCTCTATATCAATTGGGCCATCTACAACCGCAGAATATGCTATAAGCTCAAAATTAATAAGCGGGTAGCCCATATTATTTTGCACGTAAAGTCGAAGTTGAGCCTGACCATATTGATCAAAAGTAACGCTTTCATCCACTGGGCGCACAACTATATTGTAGCGTGATTGCCACAAACAATCGCACCAGTGTGCCAGAGCCGCGCTCGTTGCTAAAAGAAACACAACTAAAGCCGTGTATTTAATAATACGGGTAATTAAATTTGAATTATATGCGTTACTCATTGCATCGCTCCTAACTACTGGCTACCATTTATGCAACAGACTATACTTTAATTAGAGTATAGCTAATTTTTTTTAATTGCCACAGGACAAAAACATAAAGTTTTTAAGCTATATATGATTGCCCATCATAAAAATCTCTCATTGCTTTTTTGCTGCCTAACTTGCTGTTTTTTAACAAATTGTACCCCTACAAAGACTTACACTAATGCAGAGTTAATTGCGAGTGATGCTAACGGGTTAACTTTATTGCATAAAGCCGCTCGTGACGGTCAAACTAGTGTTCTTAAAGACTTATTAGCACAAGGGGCTGATATAAATAGCCGAGATAACTACGGTCGCACTGCAATACATTGGGCCGCTATTAATGACGAGCGCAAAGCTGCTAGCATTTTGATAGAGCATGGCGCTAATGTATCGGCGATCTCAATGTATGACATGACCCCACTACACTGGGCCGCTTTAATGGGTCATCGAAAAATGATCTCACTTTTACTTACATCAGGTGCCAATGTAAACGCACGCAATTTTTATGGCATGACGCCACTACATCTCACCGGTAATGCAGCGGTAGCACGAACTCTAATCGCTGCTGGTGCTTTAATTGAAACCCGTGACCGTTTTGGCATGACGCCCCTGCACTGGGCATTTAGCATAGGCGAAGCACAAGCACTACTAGATGCGGGGGCTAATATTTTTGCTCGCGCACAAGATGGACGTCAGCCAATTACCATGACTGTATCTGGCAACGAAAAACTTGCTATGTTGTTAATTTATCCACAACGTGATCGTATTCGCTTGCGTGGTGAAAACACTACTTTAAACCTCACTTTACGTAGCGTAACTTATAAAGCTATTAAAAATATTCAAATTCAGGTGCATACTGATGGACTGATTGCGAGTGCAAACCCTGCATTGCTTTATATTTTGCATCCAGCGCAAATATCAAATGTACATTTAACTTTTACTCGCCAACCCCAAAAACCTATTAATGCAAATAAAGTTATTATTAAAGTCGTTGATGAAACTAAGTTAGAACTTGCAACGATTACCTTACCCATCGACACACGTGACTTTGAAACCCCTGAAGACCGTGGTCTATTACCTGTAACTACTGTTAAAGTGCGACCAGCACCGGCAATTATTCAATATTTAGCCTATGCTGCGGTACCATTATTTTTACTTATTATCTGGTTTGGACATCGGTATTTAACAAAGCGTCGAAAAAAGTTGTCATCCCGACGAGCTTAAGCGAAGAGGGATCTTTATCGCTGTCTACTACGCCGATAATGCATGGTAAGAATACGTGCAAACAAACCAACTGCTAATAGAGCAATCGGAAATGACAACCAAAATTCAAAACTTACCGGCATTGAAGTGCTACCGCGCGCTAATAGCTCTTGCACCGGCAATGCGTAAAACGTACCGTCATATGAGCCTATATATACCATCCAATCATCATTAATTGCTGCTGCTATTGGCGCTGACCATGAACTTGCTTCAAGACCAACAACATCCCAAATCGGGCGTCCAGTATATACACGAAAACGCTTTTCACCTTGTTGCGCGGTAACTCCATATAATTGATGATCCCAGGCGCTAAAAATGACTAAAGCCGGTGCAAAATGTGTAATTATCGTTGGTGCAGCATGAATACCAGCGGCTGCATGAAAACGCCAAACTAATGCGCCACTCAATAGATCGAGAGCATACATACTATTATCATACGAGCCAACAAAAACCATTGGTCGTTCATAAACTGTGGCAATGGCTGGTGCCCCTGTCACCCAATCGCCAGTACGATAATGCCAAACTTCTTTGCCAGTTACTGCATTTAAAGTACGCACCAGACCCGATTTTGAAGCAACAATTAACAGTGGCCCACGTGCAGAATTGCTAATCACCGGGGCGCCACGAATGGCATCAAGCTCGGTATATTGCCATAATTTGACACCGTTCTTCGCATTTAGTGCAAAAACATTACCATCAGATGAAGCAACATAGACAAACGCTTCAGTATCAATTGTTACACATGTGGCTGCAGTTAATTCATTATCTCCAATACGACTCTTCCATAACACTTTACCATCACTAGCTGATAAAGCCGTAACTCCACTTTCTTGTTGATTAGCCGCCAGCGAACGATCCCATACCCAATAAGGCAAAAACACTGCAGCCTCATGAAAAACTTTACCTTGGCATACTGAACCTAAACGAGCTCCACCTAATGTCGGACGATAATCTGCAACGCTGTGGATCCACAGTCTCGCGCCATTGCTGGCATTAAGCGCATAAAGCAAGCGATCACTTGACGAAACATAAAGTTGCGAGCCATTAGACCCTTGCCATAATACCGGAGTAGCATAGACACCATCACCAGTAGTGACTCGCCATAGTTCGTTACCGGTTTGTGCATCTAAAGCATAAATATTTTTATCATATGAACCAACAAAAACTACGGCTTGATTATCTACTAAACCAATTGCCGGCGGTGACCATACCGTCATTCCTGGGCTGTATCCATAAACTCGTCCACTACCATTAAAAGTCCATTGTTGTGCCCTTAATTTATTGGCTATTTTTAATTCAAGGGTTGCACTACCAGCAGCATTACTACGACTTGTTGGCCAATCAATTTGTTGGTTAGCTACTTCGGCTTTACTGGTGTTAGCAACAGCCAAACTAGTTATCATAAAACAGCTTAGTAAACACAGCTTCTGAATACCCACTGGTACGAACATGACGACAGACTTTAAAAATATCCCCGTCATGAAATAGAACTCTGTTCACTCATAACTTTTTCTGGTGTTTCTTTTTGCCACACGTCTTTAAGCTCTAAGGCTTTGAGTTTACATTGATCAATGCAGGCGTAGCACAACTGGCAATATTCATGACGCACGCCTTGTTGATCAATAGCGCCAACATCACAAATTCGTACGCAGTCGTAACAATTATTACAGGCTTTTTCATTACGCATCACTTTCACCCGTGAAAAACGATGCAAAAAACCCATAACAAAACCCCACGGGCAAACATAACGGCACCAGGCACGCGCCACTACCATTGACGCTAAGGCAAGCACTAATGTTGAAAGCGCTGAAGCAGGATCATTACGCGAAGTAAATGCAAAATGTACCGGCGAGGTAATGGTAACATGAGAAATGGCAGTGACAAAAATTGCTAATACCGAAACAATGCGCAATTTTCTGGTGGGTAAATCATCCAGCACCCCTAATAAAACCAAATAACAAATCAAAAATAAAGAAGCGGCCCAATGTAAACTAGAATCTTCAACAAACATTTGCCGATCAATGCCGATATAAATCGTTAACGATACAAAACCCGCAAGAAAAAAACCCAACAAAGCTAGCTGTAGTCGAGAACCCATCCACTTTTTGGGAAAAATGAGACGACGCAACATCAGCGTCCACTCTTGAATCGTACCAGTAGGACAAATCCAACTACAAAAAATGGGCCCCATCACCAGGGTTATCGCCATTACTGAAACGGGCAAGGCTAACCAATAAAAAGATTCTGAATATACGGTACCTAACAAAGTCATACCATATAAACCATTGCGAATCATACCAAAAACACCGAGACATGAGTAAATAAAGAAAAAGAAAATGGTTAATGAAACAACTTGCACCAGGCGCCGCCATAATTGGCGTTTATATTTAATGTTCGCCACTACGAAGACCATGGCAAAAACAAATAAAATCGAAGCTAATTCAACGCTGGTTTCATCTAATGAAATAAACGGCGTATCGAACGCTTTAATAAAAGGGATGCGCTCGGGTTGCATCAAACTACCTCTGGTTGATCACAATATCCATGGGTTTGTAAACAGGTTTTACCACACGATGGCGCTGTAATCTTTTGCGGGTCGCCACCAAGAAAATGCGCCACAAAAAAACAGCGTGGGTTTTTAAAAACCGCTTCGGTAAAACCACTTTGCACAATACGACCATTAAGCATTATCGCGCAATGATCTCCTAAAACTTTAGCTTCTTCATGACTGTGGGTTACATGTAAAACGGTAAGTCCAAAATCTTTATGAATACGTTTCAACTCTGCTTGTAATTCTAATCTAGCACTATAATCAATCGGACTTAAAGGCTCATCAAGTAGTAAAACTTGCGGCTTTAGAGCCAATGCCCGAGCAATGGCAACTTTTTGTGCCTCACCACCACTTAAAGTTGCAGTTGGCCTTGTCAATAACACCTCAATATTTAAAGCTGCTACTAATTCGCGCACCCGCTTTTGACGTAGCTCGCGCGAAATTTTGTGCGCCCACAGACCATAACTAATATTTTCGGCAACGCTTAAATGTGGAAATAATGCCGACTTTTGAAACACTAAGCCTAGCTGGCGAAGCTCAGTAGGCGCAAAAGTAATATCTTGATTGTTGATCGCTATGCTACCCTGATCTGCTTGATGAATACCAGCAATTGTATGTAGTAACATTGATTTACCAGCACCGCTCGGACCTAATATTACCCAATACTCACCACGACCAATATTTAAGGAAAGCGGGCCTAGCGTATAACTGCCGCAAACTCGTGTTATTGCCCGCAACGAAATCATAAACTAACTCCAGGGTTGCGGCTTTTACCAAAGGGCAGATACACTGCTGATAGCTGCAATATACAAAATACCCATAAACAAGTAATCAACAACAGCACTGCAATCGGACGACTTTCACTAATACCTGCTCGTAAAAATTCTGTATGAGCTAACACCGGTGCGGTAACCGGAGATGGGGCAAATAAAATAATTGCGCCAAACTCACTTATCGCTCGTGCGAAAGCTAAGATCATCCCAATAAAAATACCACGACCTGCTAAAGGTATCGCAATACGCCAAAATGTTTTTACAAAGCTAGCACCTAATGTGCGTGAGGCATGTTCTAGTTCAAGTGGTACCGCTGCGAATGCCGCTAAAGCAGATTTGATCAAAAATGGTGCTGCCATAAATATTTGTGCTACCACAATACCCAATATACTGCCGGCCACCTGAATCCCAAATATTTTTTCTAGGCTGCTACCTATGGGACTACCTGGACCTAGTAACACCATTAGTGCAATACCTGCAACTGATTGCGGTACTAAAATTGGTACATCAATTATGGTCTCAATTACTCTACGACCACTAAAAGATAATCGGGCTAAAGCATATGCTAAAGGGATCCCCCAGAAGCTTACGATAATAGTTGCAACTGTTGCCGTACCTAAACTCATCATTAAAGCATTTAAAACATCGGGTCGTTTGAGTGTATGCCATAAAGTTTGCGCTGAATCTGAAATCGCCAAACTAATTAGCGGCAACAACACACAACCTAAAGCTAATAAACCAAAAGCCAAAGCGTTACGTAAAAAACGTGAGGCTTTGCGTACACGAGCAAGTACAATATAAATAAAGACTAATGGTATAAAAGTTTCTGCGGCGTAAGGCTGAGCAATAACAAAAGAAAAAACAAATATGCCAAAGAAACCCAACAAATAAGGTGATCGAAAAATGCTAGCATAGACAATGATCAATAAAATAAATAGTGGTTGGCGTTTAAGCACTACCATCAATAAAACAAATAAAAAACCATATCCTAAAATAAATAATATTAAATTTTTTGGTGATTTTTCACTAAATAAACCAGAAACGCAGTGCAATACATAAATATTGGTAGCAAATAGAGCTAAATTGATTGAAGGGCTAATGGTGGGACCAGGCATTAGCCACAAGCCCGTATGCAATAGCACTAATACTGCTACCGCGATTATAGCTTGCCACCAAGTATATTTCATTGTGCCATCACAGTTAATGGAATTAAGGCTGAGGGTAATAATTCTCGATGGGCTGCCGTCGCGGGCACCAGAGGAGTAAATCCAGCTCTAACTAAAGCTGCTTGCCCAGATTTTGATAGAATCTGCTTTGCTAAAAGCACGGCAATTTCTGGATGTGGCGCGTCAATCGGTATAGTCATACCGAAATATAGTGGCATACCTTGCATGACAACTTTATTATTATCCGTTTTCATTAACACCGGTACATTTGCCTTAGCGTAAGTTTTAGCTAACTCTGGTTTACTCAAATTTATTTGATCAGGTAATCGCGTAATTTTTAAGCGATGTTTTTCAGCAGTTGAACGATATAGAAATGCATAATCTATCGCTTTTGATGGTAAGAGCGCCCACAACTCTGCTTCGTCGCTAACCAAATGTTCAGGTGCCACCTTTTTACGAAGCGTTTGTGCAAGCTCAAGACGCTGGTAATATTTTGCTGCTAACAGCCATACCATTATCGAACGGTAACCGATTGGCGCAGTATCAGGATTAGCAAGACCAATTTTTACATCAGGACGAGATAAAATATCGGGCCAATTTTCTGGCGTAATTTCTTCAGTATAACGACTATGTGAGAAATGCGCCAACACCACACTGTTGGTAGCAAAACGAATGCTCCATTTTGCATGATTAGGTATAAGCATCTTTTCGATTACTTCAATATCAGCCAAAGCTAATATATCAGCACGCATATTAAGTTCAGTCAGCTTGCGCGCCGCTACTTGTGACCCACTAATGTCACTACGAATATGGATATCAGGCTCAACTTGATTAAAACTAGGTTCCATTTCTGCAATTACAGAAGCCAACGATGGGGCTACAAATAGTATTAATTCTTTTTTTTCATGACATGAGATGAGCAAAAAAAATGCGGATAAAAATATTAAATTATGTCTTTGCATGTTAAGGCACCCATTAACCGTAAGTAATTTAGAGCCATTTTTTTAATGCCTGATAAACTTATAAATTACTATGATCGCTTAATTAACTGATTTCAAGCAATTTTATGCTGTTTTTATAAACTTAATAAAAAATTGTGTCGTTGCATAAATGTGAATGCAAAACTTTATATTAAATGGGATTTTATGTTAAAAAGTATTAGGGATATCCAATACCCAATTTTCAACAGAAAAGTATACACATGACCAACATCCTTATTGCTGATGATTCAAAAACCATGCGTATGCAAATATCGAATGTCGTGCGT comes from the Deltaproteobacteria bacterium genome and includes:
- a CDS encoding ATP-binding cassette domain-containing protein, yielding MISLRAITRVCGSYTLGPLSLNIGRGEYWVILGPSGAGKSMLLHTIAGIHQADQGSIAINNQDITFAPTELRQLGLVFQKSALFPHLSVAENISYGLWAHKISRELRQKRVRELVAALNIEVLLTRPTATLSGGEAQKVAIARALALKPQVLLLDEPLSPIDYSARLELQAELKRIHKDFGLTVLHVTHSHEEAKVLGDHCAIMLNGRIVQSGFTEAVFKNPRCFFVAHFLGGDPQKITAPSCGKTCLQTHGYCDQPEVV
- a CDS encoding ABC transporter permease produces the protein MKYTWWQAIIAVAVLVLLHTGLWLMPGPTISPSINLALFATNIYVLHCVSGLFSEKSPKNLILFILGYGFLFVLLMVVLKRQPLFILLIIVYASIFRSPYLLGFFGIFVFSFVIAQPYAAETFIPLVFIYIVLARVRKASRFLRNALAFGLLALGCVLLPLISLAISDSAQTLWHTLKRPDVLNALMMSLGTATVATIIVSFWGIPLAYALARLSFSGRRVIETIIDVPILVPQSVAGIALMVLLGPGSPIGSSLEKIFGIQVAGSILGIVVAQIFMAAPFLIKSALAAFAAVPLELEHASRTLGASFVKTFWRIAIPLAGRGIFIGMILAFARAISEFGAIILFAPSPVTAPVLAHTEFLRAGISESRPIAVLLLITCLWVFCILQLSAVYLPFGKSRNPGVSL
- a CDS encoding 4Fe-4S binding protein, with amino-acid sequence MQPERIPFIKAFDTPFISLDETSVELASILFVFAMVFVVANIKYKRQLWRRLVQVVSLTIFFFFIYSCLGVFGMIRNGLYGMTLLGTVYSESFYWLALPVSVMAITLVMGPIFCSWICPTGTIQEWTLMLRRLIFPKKWMGSRLQLALLGFFLAGFVSLTIYIGIDRQMFVEDSSLHWAASLFLICYLVLLGVLDDLPTRKLRIVSVLAIFVTAISHVTITSPVHFAFTSRNDPASALSTLVLALASMVVARAWCRYVCPWGFVMGFLHRFSRVKVMRNEKACNNCYDCVRICDVGAIDQQGVRHEYCQLCYACIDQCKLKALELKDVWQKETPEKVMSEQSSIS
- a CDS encoding substrate-binding domain-containing protein, with the translated sequence MQRHNLIFLSAFFLLISCHEKKELILFVAPSLASVIAEMEPSFNQVEPDIHIRSDISGSQVAARKLTELNMRADILALADIEVIEKMLIPNHAKWSIRFATNSVVLAHFSHSRYTEEITPENWPDILSRPDVKIGLANPDTAPIGYRSIMVWLLAAKYYQRLELAQTLRKKVAPEHLVSDEAELWALLPSKAIDYAFLYRSTAEKHRLKITRLPDQINLSKPELAKTYAKANVPVLMKTDNNKVVMQGMPLYFGMTIPIDAPHPEIAVLLAKQILSKSGQAALVRAGFTPLVPATAAHRELLPSALIPLTVMAQ